A genomic segment from Bradyrhizobium sp. CB1015 encodes:
- a CDS encoding ABC transporter ATP-binding protein has translation MTALLNVTALDAFYGDFQALFGIDFELNEGEAVAVIGANGAGKSTMLKSLAGLVKSRPDAIRLEGRAIGDASAASIVRLGLALVPEGRQLFPSLSVEENLLIGAYGGERTAPWDLAAVYRMFPVLKERRRGAVTALSGGQQQMVAIGRALMSNPQVLLCDEISLGLAPIVVEDIYRMLPQIRSGGTAVVLVEQDIARALRASDRFYCLQEGRVTLSGRPGDVDKDTIRAAYFGA, from the coding sequence ATGACCGCGCTGCTCAATGTCACGGCGCTCGATGCGTTCTACGGCGACTTCCAGGCGCTGTTCGGCATCGACTTCGAGCTGAACGAGGGTGAGGCGGTCGCAGTGATCGGCGCCAACGGCGCCGGCAAGTCGACCATGCTGAAATCGCTGGCGGGGCTGGTGAAGAGCCGTCCCGATGCGATCCGCCTCGAGGGACGGGCGATCGGCGATGCGTCCGCCGCCAGCATCGTCCGGCTCGGCCTCGCGCTGGTGCCGGAGGGCCGGCAGCTGTTTCCCTCGCTCAGCGTCGAGGAGAACCTGTTGATCGGCGCCTATGGCGGCGAACGCACCGCGCCGTGGGATCTCGCCGCGGTCTACCGCATGTTTCCGGTGCTGAAGGAGCGGCGGCGTGGCGCCGTCACCGCGCTGTCGGGCGGGCAGCAGCAGATGGTTGCGATCGGCCGCGCGCTGATGTCCAACCCACAGGTCCTGCTGTGCGACGAGATCAGCCTCGGCCTCGCGCCGATCGTGGTGGAAGACATCTACCGCATGCTGCCGCAGATCCGCTCTGGCGGTACCGCCGTCGTGCTGGTCGAGCAGGACATCGCCCGCGCATTGCGGGCTTCGGATCGCTTCTACTGTTTGCAGGAGGGACGGGTGACGCTGAGCGGACGGCCTGGGGATGTCGACAAGGACACGATCCGCGCGGCCTATTTCGGAG